The DNA region TTAATCATTCACACTCACAAGTTTGGGCAATCTAGAAACAGGGACATCCAAGAAATAAGATAGAACTTCCTGCCGCCAAGTATCATAAAGTACTGGCAAATTATCAATTTCAACTCCAATACCTTTTTGACTTAATTGCCAATGATCTCGCAGATAAGGATTACGCCGACCTTGACCTTCTTCATCAGCTTCTAGAACTTGGGCAATTAAATCTTCTTTCTCGGCTTGTGAGGCGCGATCAAATTTACGTTGCCACCAATCAACCACACCTAAACGATGAACTGCTTCATCTGGTAAGATTTTTTCTGCTGCATATTTGGCAGAGTCTGGGTCATTGATTTTGCTAGTACGGCTATTGATAAATAACAAAGCCACAATATGCAGTTCATAATGTAATTCAAATGCTAAAAAGCCTTGCCAATTACGAATGGGTAAATCACCCATGTAATCCCAATGTTTCTGCACTTGTTTTTGGATATCTTCAATGGGGTCATGTCCAGATATTGCTTGCGCTCTTAAACGAGTATTTTGGGCATGTGCGCCATCGTCCCCTATTTGTCTGCTCAAAAATAGTTGTAATTCTGGGTCTGGAAAGGAGTCAATTATCTTAGCGCAGACTTGCACAATAAATAAATCATGGGCTGCACCAGCTACACGAAAACGATAAAAATTCTCTCTTTCTTCATCAGTTTCCGGTGGTCTTGCTTCAACTAATCGCTTTTTGGGAATGTGCGGTGCGTGTTTATCAACTAATTTATCGAAGATTTCCAGTTCTAAATCTGTAGTCCAAGCTGGACGAGTCAAGATTGCAGTCATAAAGTTTCCTTTGGGTAATGAGGAGTAGGAAAAGATTTTTGGATTCAATCTCAAATCCGTCTTGAAAAGTTTGCTCAAGTCGGGAAACCCGCCCACGCAACTTTTCGCAAAATCTAAAATCTAAAATTCTTAGCCCCTATTTTCGAGTTGGCGATCGCTTCACTTTCTACTGTTAAAGCTCTTACTCTTGGTATAATCTCCGCAGCAAAACGCTCCATTTCTGTCGTAAAAGGTTGGAATTGCAGCATAAAAGTATCAATTCCTACTTTGGTAAATTCAGCAATACGCTGGGCTACAGTTTCATAACTCCCAACCAAACCAGCCGCAGTCCCGCCATTGCTCCCCACACCTGGGTATTTCGCCATGTTTTTAAACATAACCACTTCTGAATCTACGCCTTTGAGTAGTTCTGTGCGATCGTCCTGGGCGAGTACCATTGCTCTTAAGTTCTGATACTCTGCTTCGGCTTCTGCATCTGTCGGTCGAGCAATGACAAAGGCTGACATTGCAAAGCCAATAGGTTGAGAGCGAGACTGGCTTTTTTGTCTTACCTGAGCAATTGTTTCACGGATAACTTCAATCGGACGACCATTGAGAAAGAAGGTATGCGCTTGTTTTGCAGCTAGTTCTTGCGCTGGTTCTGACTCTCCCCCGACATACACACGCGGATGGGGTTTAGCAATAGGTGGGGGATTTAGCTTTAAATCATTGATGTGAAAATAGTCGCCGTGGAAGTTGACTGTTTCTCCACTCCACAAAGCTTTGACAACTCTTATCCATTCATCAGAATAGCGATAACGTTCGTCGTGAGACAAAAAATTGATCCCTGGTTTTTCCATTTCTGGCCTAAACCAAGCACTCACTAAGTTAATGGCAAAACGTCCTTGGCTAATTGCATCAATCCCTAAAGCCATCTTGGCTAAGACGGCGGGATGAAATAGTAATGGCTTAACAGCTGCAATAATCTCAATAGAACTTGTAGCTTCTGCAAGGGCGGCGGCGGCTGTCCAGGTTTCTAATTGGTCAAGTTGTTGGTTCCTGGGATTGATGATATGTTGCGCTATTAAAGTTGTGGTAAATCCACACCTTTGGGCCAACCGAATTAAATTCTTGGCTCGTGAGTAACTAGCATCACGAGGTTCAAGAGGATGGTTCATCACGCCGCAGTTGCCGTAAACGGGAATCCATATCCCATAGCGTGGTTCAGACATAGTTTTCTAGAACCTTTGTAGTCGGCACTAAAACTAAAGTTTTGTACCCAGATATCCTACGGTAAATCGGTAGATTTATAGTAGTATACTATGAGGTTTGCATATATGAGCATAAAAAACAAGGGGATATTGAGATTTTTATCTCCTAGGGCTTATGTACAAAAGTTGTCTGTTGAGGTTGGTTCAGGTTGGGTTTCAGGGTGTAGGGGAATAGTAGTTCACTAACCCAAAATTGCTGTGTAGACCTAGCTCTTGTGCAGGAGGCAGGGCGAAGATTTAGACCATACATTCACCCTGACTCAAACCCTTGATTTTGCTGATTAATACCTCAGCCTTATTTCTGTTGTGTTTGTTGAACTTGGAGGTAAAGATGTCAGAACCACGTTATGGTATTTGGTCGCCTGTTGGCGGTAACTTTGGCCCTCTCAACGCACCAGAGGAACCGATAGATGCTAGTTATGAGCGCACGCGATCGCTAGTATTAGAAGCAGAACGTTTAGGATATGTCACAACCTTAGTTGCCCAACACATTGCCAACCCCCGTAGTTTAGATTTAGAACAGTTAGAAACTTGGACAGCTTGTGCAGCCTTAGCAGAAGCCACAGAAACTATAGAAATTATCGCCGCCATTAAACCTTTATTATTTCACCCAGCCGTCTTAGCCAAGATGGCTTTAGGTATTGATGCCATTAGTCAGGGACGTTTTGCCATTAACTTAATTAGTGCTTGGTTCCGTCCAGAAATGGAACGGACGAATATTCCCTTCCCCCCCCACGATGAACGTTATCGCTATTCAGGAGAATGGTTGCAAGTAGTCAGAGCCTTATGGAGTGGTGAGAAAGTAAACTTTGAAGGTGAATATTTCAAAATTCAAGATTTAAGTTTTCGACCCTTCCCTGTTGCTCAACCTTATCCACGGATTTATCTTGGCGGCGCATCAGAACCAGCGCAGATATTAGCAGCGCAACAAGCTGATGTTTACTTTATCAACGGTCAACCGATTGAAGATGTCCGCAAAGTAATTCAACAAGTTATCAGCCGTCCCCGTTCCTTACCCCAACCAGTGCGTTTTGGTTTGTCAGCCTTTGTGATTGCGCGTCCCACCGACGAAGAAGCACAAGCAGAACTAGAACGCCTCATGGCACTACAAAAGCTAGAAGAACAATATAAATTAAGCGTGGCCAAAGGCGTTGACAAAGAAGCCGTTATGTTTCAACTCTTTGCCAAAAATCCTGCTGTTGGGGGGAATGGTGGTACAGCCGCAGGTTTAGTTGGCAGTTATGATACAGTTGCCACTCGCGTTGCAGCTTTTGTGGATGCCGGGATCGATACTTTCATGCTGCAATTTAATCCCTTTGTCCGAGAGATGACACGCTTTGCCGAAGAAATCATGCCGCGTGTGCGACACTTGCAGAAAGTTGCTTAGGAATTTCTCAGCAGGCAACAGTAACAAAATTAACTTGTGTTACTTAATGTTTGACAAACTAACAGTTAGGGTATCATACTATCTGTAATTCGTTTTACATACTCTTAGGACTTACGCAAAAACTCTCTCTAACTCTTATAACTTCGTGTCCTACCCTTCGGGAAGCCGCTATCGCGTCTATGCGTCCTTTGCGGTTCGTTTCTTCATACTTTTGCGTAAGTCCTGACTCTTTGTGTATGTTGTGCAGACTCTATCTTCTGCATAATCAGTCCGATAAAACCTCACTCATTTATTACAAACAAATCAGCGACTACCGCTAAGGCAATACCAAAAAGGAGAAAAAAATTGCTCACAGAAAATGAACTACAACTAAATGCTGACGTGCTGGTGATTGGTGGTGGCCCTGCCGCAGCATGGGCAGCATGGTCAGCAGCATCTCAAGGTGTCAAAGTCATCATTGTTGATAAAGGTTTTCTGGGTACGAGTGGTGCTGCTGCTGCAAGTGGTAATGGCATCATGGCTCCTTCTCCAGAGAACTGGGAAAAAGTTGTCTCAGAGCGTTATCGTGCAGGAAAAGACTTAGCTAACTTGCGTTGGATAGAGCGTGTAGTTGAAAAAACTTGGCTGAGTTTGCCCTTATTAGAAGATTGGGGTTATCGTTTCCCGAAAGAAAATGGGGAATCTGTGCGTCAGAGTTACTACGGCCCGGAATATATGCGGGTAATGCGAAAAAACCTGCTACGTTCTGGGGTGCAGATTCTCGACCAAAGTCCGGCTCTTGAGCTTTTAGTCGCTGAAGATGGTTCTGTGGCTGGGGCAAGGGGCGTACAAAGGCAACATCATCGTTTTTATACAGTTCGTGCTGGTGCAGTAGTATTGGCAAATGGTGGCTGTGCATTCTTAAGTAAAGCATTAGGTTGCAACACTAACACAGGTGATGGAATGCTAATGGCGGTAGAAGCTGGCGGCGAACTCTCTAGTATGGAAGCTTCTAATCACTATGCAATCTCCACTGCTTTTAATGCCACAGTGACGCGGGGTGTTCCCTTTGGGTGGG from Aulosira sp. FACHB-615 includes:
- a CDS encoding LLM class flavin-dependent oxidoreductase; this encodes MSEPRYGIWSPVGGNFGPLNAPEEPIDASYERTRSLVLEAERLGYVTTLVAQHIANPRSLDLEQLETWTACAALAEATETIEIIAAIKPLLFHPAVLAKMALGIDAISQGRFAINLISAWFRPEMERTNIPFPPHDERYRYSGEWLQVVRALWSGEKVNFEGEYFKIQDLSFRPFPVAQPYPRIYLGGASEPAQILAAQQADVYFINGQPIEDVRKVIQQVISRPRSLPQPVRFGLSAFVIARPTDEEAQAELERLMALQKLEEQYKLSVAKGVDKEAVMFQLFAKNPAVGGNGGTAAGLVGSYDTVATRVAAFVDAGIDTFMLQFNPFVREMTRFAEEIMPRVRHLQKVA
- a CDS encoding LLM class flavin-dependent oxidoreductase, with product MSEPRYGIWIPVYGNCGVMNHPLEPRDASYSRAKNLIRLAQRCGFTTTLIAQHIINPRNQQLDQLETWTAAAALAEATSSIEIIAAVKPLLFHPAVLAKMALGIDAISQGRFAINLVSAWFRPEMEKPGINFLSHDERYRYSDEWIRVVKALWSGETVNFHGDYFHINDLKLNPPPIAKPHPRVYVGGESEPAQELAAKQAHTFFLNGRPIEVIRETIAQVRQKSQSRSQPIGFAMSAFVIARPTDAEAEAEYQNLRAMVLAQDDRTELLKGVDSEVVMFKNMAKYPGVGSNGGTAAGLVGSYETVAQRIAEFTKVGIDTFMLQFQPFTTEMERFAAEIIPRVRALTVESEAIANSKIGAKNFRF